CGCTGGCTCGCATCAAGCTGGGGCTTCAAAAGCGCCTGTATCTGGGCAATCTCGGCGCGTTGCGCGACTGGGGGCATGCACGCGACTATGTCGAGATGCAGTGGCTGATGTTGCAACAGGACAAGCCCGAGGATTTCGTGATTGCGACCGGCGAGCAGCATAGCGTGCGCGAATTCGTCGAAGTGGCTGGCCGCCGCCTCGGCATGGATATCCGGTGGGAAGGCGAGGGCGTCGACGAGAAGGGGTATCTCGCGGACGGCACCTGCATCGTCGAGGTCGATCCGGGATATTTTCGTCCGACGGAGGTCGAGACGCTGCTCGGCGACGCGACGAAGGCACGCACCAAGCTGGGCTGGGTACCGAAGGTCGACTTCCAGTCGCTGGTCGACGAGATGGCCGACGCCGATCTGGTCGAGGCGGAAATCGAACAGGCCAGCAGCGCGCGCCGCCGCTCGCTTTTCTGACGGTATCCGCGATGAGTCAGTCTTCGCCTGTCGAAATCATTGCGAACGATGCGGGCGTCCCGCTCGCCTATATCGTCGACCCGCACTGGCTGCCGTCCGAAACGACCTTCATGACGCCGGGCGATTTCAGCCTGCAGATGGGGATGATCGTTTATGGCGCGGGGCAAGACATTCCGGCGCACGTCCACCTTCCGATCACCCGGCAGGTAGAGGGCACGAACGAGTGTATCGTGGTTCGCAAGGGGCGATGCCGGGTCACCATCTACGACAGCGGGCGGAATTTTGTCGCGGAGCGCGATCTCGAAGAGGGCGCGATCATTCTGCTGCTCGGCGGGGGGCACGGCTTTCATCTCTATGAGGACACGGTCCTGTTCGAAGTGAAGCAGGGCCCCTATGCCGGCAACAAAGACAAGGAACGATTTTGATGACGTGGGTGCCGGTTAACGAACCGCTGCTGACCGACGAGGACTTCAAACCTCTCGAGGAAGCTTTCCGCAGCGGATGGATTTCATCCGCCGGGCGCTATGTCGACGAGTTCGAGCAGGGATGGGCCGATTATTGCGGCCAGTCTCATGGCATTGCCGTCGCCAACGGCACCGTGGCGTTGCAGGTCGCGGTCGAAGCGTTGGGCATCGGGCAGGACGACGAAGTCATCATGCCCAGCTATACGATTATCAGTTGCGCTCTCGCGGCGGTGCGCGTCGGCGCGAAACCCGTTCTCGTCGATTGCTGCCCGCGCACTTTCAACATGCGGACCGATGAGATCGAGGCCAAGATCACGCCGGCGACCAAGGCGATCATGGTCGTCCATATGTTCGGCCATCCGGTCGATATGGATCCCGTCCTCGCGCTGGCCGAGAAACACGGCCTGGCGATCATCGAGGACGCGGCCGAAGTCCATGGCGCCCGCTATTTGTCGGGCCGCGATACCGACAGCGCGACCTGGCGGGTCTGCGGCGGCATGGGGCATATCGCGACGTTCAGCTTTTTCGCCAACAAGCTGATCACGACCGGCGAAGGCGGGATGCTGATTACCAGCGACGATCACCTTGCCAAACGCTGCCGCGACCTGCGCAACCTCTGTTTTCGTCCCGACCGGCGTTTTTTGCATACCGAACTGGGCCATCAATTCCGGCTGACCAATATGCAGGCCGCGGTCGGCGTCAACCAGGTGAAGCGCATCGAGGACATCGTCGAGCGCAAGCGCGCGATCGCCGCCGAATATACCGCGCGCCTTGGCGACCTGCCGGGCGTTCAGCTGCCGATGGAAGAAAATTGGGGGCGTAGTGTTTTCTGGGTCTATCCGTTGCTTCTTGACGACGACCATCCGCTGGACGCGGCAAGCTTCGCCGCCGCTTTGAAGGCGGAGGGTGTCGAATCGCGTCCTTTCTTCCTCGGCATGCACGAACAACCGGTGTTCCACGACATGGGCCTGTTCCTGGGCGAAACCTATCCCGTGACCGAACGGATTGCCCGCAAGGGCTTGTACATACCGTCCGGGCTGGCGATCACCGCCGAGCAGATGGATCATGTCTGCGCTGCCGTCCGCAAGATTCTGAGCTAACGAAAGCCCCGCGACATGACCGTCTTCGACACCTCTTACGCCAACCAATATGATGCGATGTATGGCGACAAGGATTATGTCGCGGAATGCGATCTCGTGGCTGCGGCCGCGAGAAACAACGGCGTCGCGATGGGCCGTGTCCTCGATATCGGCTGCGGCACCGGGGGGCACAGCCTCGAATGGGCGCGGCGCGGGATTTCCTGCGTCGGCGTCGACATGTCGCCGTCGATGATCGCGCTCGCCGAAGAAAAGGCGCGGACGCTTCCGGAAAAAGCGCAGCTCGACTTTCTGGTCGGCGACGCACGGAATTTTCAGGCGGAGGGGCCATTCGACGTCGCGACGATGATGTTCGCGGTGCTCGGCTATATGAACAGCAACGAAGCAGTGCTGGCCGCGCTGCGGAATGTGCGTTGTCATTTGCGTACCGGCGGCCTCTTTGCTTTCGATTGCTGGTATGGCCCTGCCGTGCTCGGCGTGCGGCCCGAGGACCGCGTCCGCGTGGTCGAAGGCGCGAAAGGGCAGACGATCCGGTCGGCCTCGACGGCGATCGACAGCTTTCGGCATCTGGCGCATGTCACATTCAAATTGTGGACGGTGGACGGCGATCGCTATTTGGGCCATGCCGAAGAAACCCATGACATGCGCTATTTCTTCCCGCAGGAACTGGAGTTGTTGCTCGAGGTCGCCGGGTTCGGGCCGCCGGTCATCCGCAGCTTTCCGGCGGGCGGCGAACCGAACGACGACAGCTGGAATATTTTCTGCTCAGCCG
This DNA window, taken from Sphingopyxis sp. PAMC25046, encodes the following:
- a CDS encoding class I SAM-dependent methyltransferase, which codes for MTVFDTSYANQYDAMYGDKDYVAECDLVAAAARNNGVAMGRVLDIGCGTGGHSLEWARRGISCVGVDMSPSMIALAEEKARTLPEKAQLDFLVGDARNFQAEGPFDVATMMFAVLGYMNSNEAVLAALRNVRCHLRTGGLFAFDCWYGPAVLGVRPEDRVRVVEGAKGQTIRSASTAIDSFRHLAHVTFKLWTVDGDRYLGHAEETHDMRYFFPQELELLLEVAGFGPPVIRSFPAGGEPNDDSWNIFCSAVAV
- a CDS encoding DegT/DnrJ/EryC1/StrS family aminotransferase → MTWVPVNEPLLTDEDFKPLEEAFRSGWISSAGRYVDEFEQGWADYCGQSHGIAVANGTVALQVAVEALGIGQDDEVIMPSYTIISCALAAVRVGAKPVLVDCCPRTFNMRTDEIEAKITPATKAIMVVHMFGHPVDMDPVLALAEKHGLAIIEDAAEVHGARYLSGRDTDSATWRVCGGMGHIATFSFFANKLITTGEGGMLITSDDHLAKRCRDLRNLCFRPDRRFLHTELGHQFRLTNMQAAVGVNQVKRIEDIVERKRAIAAEYTARLGDLPGVQLPMEENWGRSVFWVYPLLLDDDHPLDAASFAAALKAEGVESRPFFLGMHEQPVFHDMGLFLGETYPVTERIARKGLYIPSGLAITAEQMDHVCAAVRKILS